Proteins encoded in a region of the Neodiprion virginianus isolate iyNeoVirg1 chromosome 2, iyNeoVirg1.1, whole genome shotgun sequence genome:
- the LOC124297562 gene encoding myc protein codes for MPVPTWDCAELGLLEEPLETTTVVSEDIWKKFDLDFPQPFTTEQYYGTTEGTMLPEPYEKTSMSRLEAREIRHHDCMWAGLCISKEHNRTHPAKKDVQMSSKKVPAGRSLLINRKPPACTAVKNLESDGDSTRPETPQSCESESDEEDEEQEEEQEPPQFRHDSISINEKLTEYLGDAAAAPVSEVTGQLVRRIAIPGKKCDLRVRETGRRTEVHQEPKKTASNTPHGVGHNAEGLAHRESLVSLGDHCYYLSQTSSSKKLEHLGVQTPSDSEEEIDVVTFDKPCRPASLPTNPSAADKQHLQKTVTSALKDKSPPRPRGRPPSNPPRKRSAQTESRPAKRPRHKSYQKRGKPGSGSSSSSSSSGSSKSMQVDRFDNCDRIGDTIDGAKNVAEVNEHHHMRFSERVGGGSGKSQASSSTVSRSSSDDEPDTEKRSLHNNMERQRRIELRNAFEDLRVLVPEVQMKEKAPKVVILRQAAVYCNKLTETNRTNTDAVSDLKSRQDLLRSKLRQLRRNFAACR; via the exons ATGCCGGTGCCGACTTGGGATTGTGCGGAATTGGGCCTCCTCGAGGAACCGTTAGAGACGACGACCGTCGTCTCCGAGGACATATGGAAGAAGTTCGATCTGGACTTTCCGCAGCCGTTTACAACCGAGCAGTACTACGGGACGACAGAGGGTACGATGCTGCCCGAGCCCTACGAGAAGACTTCGATGTCGCGGCTCGAGGCGCGCGAGATTCGGCACCACGACTGCATGTGGGCCGGACTTTGCATCAGCAAGGAGCACAACAGGACCCACCCGGCGAAGAAAGACGTACAGATGAGCAGCAAGAAGGTTCCGGCGGGCAGAAGTCTCCTGATAAACCGGAAGCCGCCGGCTTGCACCGCGGTTAAGAACCTCGAGAGCGACGGGGACTCGACAAGGCCCGAAACGCCGCAGAGCTGCGAGTCCGAGAgcgacgaggaggacgaggagcaGGAGGAGGAGCAGGAACCACCCCAGTTCAGGCACGACTCGATAAGCATAAACGAGAAGTTGACGGAGTATTTGGGCGACGCCGCAGCCGCTCCGGTCAGCGAAGTCACCGGTCAACTCGTCAGGCGGATCGCGATACCGGGAAAAAAGTGCGACCTGAGGGTCAGAGAGACTGGTCGAAGGACCGAAGTTCACCAGGAGCCGAAGAAAACAGCCAGCAACACACCGCACGGTGTAGGACACAATGCCGAGGGCCTCGCTCATAGAGAGTCTCTCGTTTCCCTCGGAGATCACTGCTATTACCTCAGTCAGACTTCCAGCAGTAAAAAGCTCGAACACCTAGGAGTACAGACACCTTCGGATTCAG AAGAAGAGATCGACGTAGTGACGTTTGACAAACCGTGCAGGCCTGCCTCGTTGCCAACAAATCCAAGCGCGGCGGATAAACAGCACCTCCAAAAAACTGTCACATCGGCTTTGAAGGATAAATCACCACCTCGGCCACGAGGTCGGCCACCTTCCAACCCTCCGCGAAAACGTTCGGCCCAAACGGAGTCAAGACCGGCAAAAAGACCGAGGCACAAATCGTATCAAAAGCGGGGAAAGCCCGGAAgtggcagcagcagcagcagcagcagcagcggaaGTTCGAAAAGCATGCAGGTCGACAGATTTGATAACTGCGACAGAATCGGGGATACAATCGACGGTGCGAAAAACGTTGCCGAAGTTAACGAGCATCATCACATGCGATTTTCGGAACGAGTCGGTGGAGGATCAGGAAAATCGCAGGCCTCGAGCAGCACGGTTTCCCGGAGCAGTTCCGACGACGAACCCGACACGGAGAAGCGAAGCCTTCACAACAACATGGAGCGCCAGAGGAGAATAGAACTGAGGAACGCCTTCGAGGATCTAAGAGTCCTGGTGCCGGAGGTACAGATGAAGGAGAAGGCGCCGAAGGTTGTGATCCTTCGCCAGGCCGCGGTGTACTGTAATAAGCTTACCGAGACGAACCGTACAAATACGGACGCTGTCTCGGACCTAAAAAGTCGGCAGGATCTCCTCAGGTCAAAGCTCAGACAGCTGAGGAGAAACTTCGCGGCGTGTCGCTAG